In Labilibaculum sp. DW002, the genomic window AAAGGCTAACCATAGCTTGAATTTACCTCCCCAGTTCACGTTTTTTAAAAGATCCTGATCGATTTGCGATTCGCTCAGTTCTTTTGTTATCGTTTCATTCATATGATTAAGTTCCAAGTAAAAAGGTTAAAGGAAAAAGTAATCAATACAGCTTTTGTAAATCTTTAACTGTAATTGATAATTCGTAATTACGTCCCAACAGCTATTGGGGTATTATTGGTTTTATCCTTTGCTTTCGCGTGGAGGCAAGTAATAAACACTTGGTTTTGTACCCAATTCAGGCATTAAGGTATAGGCTGCATTATTATCGAGTAATGCGCTCAAACGAACTGTTTTCTTTGTAGTACCATTGGTTACTAAATCTTCGTTTTGATCACCAAAATAATACACGCCGTTTGGACAAGCCGATACACAGTAAGGTAACTTTCCTTCACGTACTCGGTCTGCAGAAAAGGCACATTTGGTAACGGTTCCTTTTTTCTGTGGTACGTTAAGTTCCATATCATAGGTAACCTCTGCAAACTCTTCAGAATTTTTAGGCTCGGTCCAATTAAAAGTACGAGCTGAATAAGGACAGGCAGCCACACAGAAACGACAACCGATACAACGCTCATTGTCGATTAGTACAATTCCGTCTTGTCTTTTAAAGGTAGCATCAACGGGACATACCGAAACACATGGTGGGTTGTCGCAATGTTGACACGTTTTTGGCATCCAATAAGAAGTGTCGCGAACCGGATCTTCCATCTCTAATACATTCAAATGATGCATCTCCGGTTTTAGTTGGTGTGCACTCTGGCAGGCTTTCATACACTTGCGTGCATTTTTACATTTTGCCAGATCAACCACCATAACAAACTTTTTGCCTGGAATTCCTTCTCTTCCTCGTTCTTGCAGGTAGCTTAAATCTTGGATTTTATCTCCTGGTTTTAGGTGGGCTACATCAACTTCAACTAACTTGTTGTCGGCTGTTAACACCTTTACTTTGTTACCGCTTGATTTGTTAGAGTCGGAACAGCCTTGAAGTAGTAAGGCAGATCCGGCAACGGCACTGGCTCCTGCAACACCCAATTTTTGCAGGAATTTTCTTCTGGACTTGTCGTTTTTATTAGCTTGGTTCATCTGTTAATTAGTTTTTATGGATTTTACCAGATGTTCCCTGAATTCAATTACTTGCACAGGGAATTTCATAGATTATTGTTTCGTTCACAGTATTAACTGCTGAATAAATATATGAAATATAAGCACTTATAGCCAGCGTTATGTTTATTATCCAGATATCTAGATCCATCAAGATAAAAGACAAAAAGCTCTGAATACCCACTAATCACAAACGTTTTCACAATAATAAGATAAACAGATAAGATGATCGTTTTATACAGTTTATATTTAGAATAAATTCAGATAATTATTTTTTCCTAAAAGCACATCACTTTGATGTACAAATTAAATAATCACTTCATTTTTCAATTGTTTTGTGATCATATTTGCCGCATTAATAGTAACTTATATGCAAACAACTCTTCCAAAAATGTATAAGATCATAAGCATAGTAATTATTTGTTTGGTTTCCTTATCTGGCTTCACCCAAGAACTGGATGTGAAAAAATGGGTACAAGAGGCTGATGAAAAAATGAGAGGCACGTCGAGCAAAAGCAATTTCAGCATGACTATTGAACGCCCAGGTTGGTCACGCACGGTTAAAATGAAAAGCTGGACCATCGGGAACAAATTCTCATTAATGTACATCACCTCTCCTGCCAAAGAAAAAGGGCAAGTTTTTTTGAAACGTGCTAATGAAATGTGGAACTGGATTCCAAGTATTGAGCGTATGGTAAAAATTCCTCCTTCAATGATGATGCAATCCTGGATGGGCTCAGATTTCACAAACGATGATCTGGTAAAGGAATCATCATTGGCAAAAGACTACACTCACAAGCTTGCTGGAGAAGAAAAAATACAAGGATATGAATGCTATAAAATTGAATTAATTCCTAACGAAGAAGCTCCCGTAGTCTGGGGTAAAATTTACATGTGGATCAGTAAAAAAGAAAAGCATTGGCTTAGAGCAGAATATTTCGACGAAGATAATTACCTGGTGAAATATGAAGTCTTGTCGGATATTAAAATGGTGGATGACAGAATGATGCCCACGCGACTGGAAATGATTCCTGCCGATGAGGAAAATAAAAAAACCATACTCATTTATGGTGACACCCAGTTTAATATTTCAATTAAAGAATCCTTTTTCTCGATTCAGAACATGAAAAGAGTACGATAAGGAACAAAATGAATCTTGCAATTTAGAATAACAAACGAAACGCCTAAAGATATGCTTACAAACCTAAAATTGGCCTGGCGTAATTTGTGGAGAAACAAACGACGAACATTCATAACGGTCGCCTCGATCTTTTTTGGAGTTGTTTTTTCCGCATACATGACTTCGATGCAGGAAGGTTCCTATACCAAAATGGTTGATATTGTGGTGAAGTTCTACTCAGGATACATGCAAGTGCATCACGAGGACTACTGGGAAAACAAAAGCCTTAACACCACCTTCGAATACAGTCAGGAATTAGTAGACGAACTACTTGCTAATAAGGATGTAGAATTTGTTTTTCCAAGGCTAGAGTCCTTTGGTTTGGCCTCATCAAAAGAACTAACAAAAGGTGCCATGATATTCGGCATTGACCCTTTAGGTGAAAATCAACTCACCAAAATTGCCGATAAAGTAAGGAAAGGGAAATATTTGGAAGCCAATGACAATGGTGTTTTACTCGGCGATGGATTGGCAAACTATTTACATCTTGGAATTAATGACACTTTAGTGATGATTAGTCAAGGATACCACGGCGTTAGTGCTGCTGAAAAATTTCCCGTTCGCGGAATTATTAAACATGTATCACCTGAGTTAAACAAAACCATTGTTTACATGAGTCTTTCGAAATGTCAGGATTTTTTTAGTGCTGAAAATCGCCTAAGCTCATTAGTGATAAATGTGGCCGACAATGAAGTAATGAGAAGAACTTTTCGTGATCTGAAAAAGAAAATGAAAGCTCCCTACTCTATTATGAGTTGGGAGGAAATGCAACCAGAAGTAGTACAGCAAATAGAAGGTGACCGCGCTGGCGGTGTAATTATGAAAGCAATTCTCTATATCGTAATTGCCTTTGGTATTTTGGGAACGATTATGATGATGATAATGGAACGACGCAGAGAATTTGGCGTGATGGTAGCCATTGGCATGAGCAAGGGAAAACTTGCCAGTGTGATATTCTTTGAAACTTTATTTATTGGCTTGTTAGGCATTCTTTCAGGTTTGATAGTCAGCTATCCTCTGCTGCACTTACAAAGTGCTAACCCCATTCCGCTAACTGGCCAGGCTGCACAAATGATGGAAGAATTTGGTTTTGAACCTTACATGTTTTTCTCTGTTGACTGGACCGTATTTAGCCAACAGGCCATTAGTGTGTCGATTATCATACTGATTATTGCTATTTATCCTGTAATATCAGTATTGAGATTAAAAGAAATCAATGCTTTAAAGGCTTAATCTGGAGTGCAAAAAAGTAGATAAACGAAAGAATAAAATCCAATAACAAGAAACAATTAACGAAGAGTAACGAATCAAAAAGTTAGCAAAAAATATGATCAAATCGATAGCATGGAGAAATATTTGGCGCAGCCCGCTTCGTTCGGGAATTATTATTGCTGCGATAAGCGTAGGCATGTCGGCAGGTGTTTTCACCGCAACATTCACGAAAGGATGGATGAATCAGCGTTTGGAAGCTGGTGTAGAAACCGAAGCTTCGCATATGCGTATTCAGCAACCAAAATTCAATGAGAATTACGACTTAAAAGAGTCAATTCCAAACAGTAGGTCTTTAGTGAATGAGATTACTAAATTGGACCATATTGACGGCATTAGCCCAAGAATCGTAATTCAATCGATGATTGCATCGGCCGAAACAGGAACAGGAGTTAGAATAATTGGTGTTGATCCGGAAAAGGAAAAAACCGTTACCAATTTACACACTAAATTATCGGAAGGAAAATATTTCGAGGGAATGAAAAGAAATCCGATCGTAATTGGAGCCAAGCTTGCAAAAAAACTTAAAGTCAAAATGCGCTCAAAAGTAGTAATCACCGTTCATGATGCATCGGGAAATATTACTGGAGGTGCTTTTAGAGTATGTGGAATTTTCGACATAAGCAGTGGAATTTTTGAAGAGATGAACGTATTTGTGCGCAAAAGTGATTTGGCTCGTTTACTCGGTCTAGATAAAAACACCTCTCACGAAATTGTCATTCATTTGGATGATACTGAACAAATAGATCAATATGCAGCCATGCTGAAAGAGCAACATCAAGACCTTTTGGTACAAAGTTGGAAGGAAGCTATGCCAGAGTTGGGATATCTCAACGAAATTGGCAATCTGTATACCTATATTTTCGTTATTATTATTCTATTGGCACTGGGTTTCGGAATTGTAAACACCATGTTAATGGTTATCCTCGAAAGAGTAAAAGAATTGGGTATGCTTATGGCTGTAGGAATGAGCAAGGCAAGAATCTTTGGTATGCTTATGCTAGAAACCGTTCTCTTAACTTTTACAGGTGGATTTAACGGCATTCTGATTGGCTTGGGTGCCACCTATGCTACAATGAAAAATGGAATTAACCTTTCGGGTTATAATGCTGGTTTTGAAGACATGGGCTACAGTTCACATATTTATCCTGTGGTAGAATTTGAAACCATATATGTAATTGCCATTCTGGTAATTATTACAGGAATTCTCGCATCGATTTATCCAGCAAGAAAAGCTTTAAAATACAATCCAGCTGATGCGATAAGAACAGAGTAAAAAGTCAAGAAATTAGTACACATAGCAAACGAGCAAGAAAATGAACATCATCGAAATCACAAACCTGCATAAAATATACAAAGATTCGGAAGTAAATGTACATGCAGTAAACGACGTTAGTCTTACTTTTAAAGAAGGTGAATTTGCCGCAATTGTTGGCCCTTCAGGCTCTGGAAAATCAACACTTCTAAATATTCTTGGAGGGTTAGATGTGCCTACCAATGGAAAAATCCTAATCGACAAAACCGATTTGAGCCAACTAAAATCATCGGACCTGATTAAATTTAGAATGCAAAATATTGGTTTTGTTTTCCAGGCTTACAACTTAATCCCCGTTTTAACGGCAAAAGAGAATGTAGAGTTTATTATGCAATTGCAGAATCGTTCGAAGCAGGAACGCGAAAAAAGAACAATGGACTTACTTAAAGAAGTAGGATTGGAAGGCAGAGAGAACAGCCGTCCGGCCAAATTATCAGGAGGACAGCAACAGCGAGTTGCTGTTGCCCGCGCATTAGCTTCCAAACCAAAATTTGTTTTGGCCGATGAACCAACAGCAAATCTCGATACGAAATCGACAGAAAACCTGTTGGATATTATGGAAGAACTGAACCAAAAAGAGAACATTACATTTATATTCTCGACTCACGATCAGCGCGTTGTTAAAAAGGCGCATAGAGTAATCACGCTGGAAGATGGTAAAATCATAAGCGATGTTCGCAAATCAATCTAATAAAATGAAATTTAAATCGCTGTTTATATTATTCCTCATTCCTTTCTTTTCTTTCTCGCAAGATCAGAAACTTACACTTGATGGTTATCTAAAGGATCTCCACATGTACTATCACCCAGAACAACTATCAGTAGGACCAGAATTACACGATTTCAATATCAACACCATCCATAATCGTCTTAACTTAAACTGGTTTGCCAACGATAAAATGACTTTTACACTGGGCATGCGCAACCGTTTCATTTCTGGAAATGCAGTGAGCGATATCCCCAATAACAAATCATCGGTGGATTTTGACAATGGCTTTTTAGATTTATCGTGGATTACGACCGAGGGAAACAATTCTTTTCTGCATTCGATATTTGACAGGGCCTACATCGATTATTCTACCGGCAATTGGCAAATAAGATTGGGCAGACAGAGAATCAACTGGGGCATTAATCTAGTTTGGAATCCTAATGATGTTTTTAATAGTTTTTCCTATTTCGATTTTGATTATGAAGAACGTCCAGGCAGCGATGCAATTAACATCCGACACTATATCGGGGCAACCTCATCGGTCGAAATTGTTTACAAAATAGCTAAGAGCACCAACGAAATGGCCCTTGCTGCTATGTATCGTTTCTCTTATAATAATTACGATTACCAATTTATTTCGGGCTGGGTTGGTGATGATTACATGATTGGTGGCGGATATACCGGAAGTATTAAAGGAGGAGGATTTAGAGGAGAAATCACCCATTTCTTCCCTCGCACAAATCAAACTAATTCACAAGAATCAACTGTCGCCTCAATCTCCTACGACTATACTTTAAAAAATAATTTATACCTATCGATAGAAGGATTATACAACAGCAAGGGAACAACGGGAGATGCCGGTGGGTCGAACCTTTTACTCACTCAAAATTTATCAGCAAAACAGCTATCATTGGCAAAATACTCCTTGTTTGCTCAAGCATCTATCCCAATAAATCCACTTTTTAATGCAGGCATAGCTGCTATTCTAAATCCTTCCGATAACTCTTGGTATTTAAGCCCTTCTTGCAGGTATTCCATTCATGAGAATATCGAATTAATGATCACCACACAACTATTTTTTGGAAAAGAAAGAACAGAGTTTGGCGACATTGGTCAATTGGCCTTCGCCAGAATCCGATGGAGTTTTTGAATCTTTATGACCAGAATACAAAAAAGCCTCGCCATTTGAGAGGCTTTGTAAATAATAGAATATATTTTATAAGCTAAAGGATGTATTTTCTAGAATTTAATGATATTAAATTTTTGCCAATAGCATCTATTTAAGCTTAACAACAGGCTGCCTAATTAATGTTTTTAAATTTTCGGGTGCAGTTCGTCGAGGGTCATTTAGGTAGATCTCTCGATGCTTACCACTTATTTCGCACCCACTTTCGTGGATATGGGCATGCAGTTTTTCGATTGTTGGTCCCTCATCGGCATAAGGTCCAATGTGCATAATTTGTGCAGACAAACCATCACAGAAATCGACCAATTCAATTTGCTTCAAAAATGGTAGGTCTTTCTTTTTGCCCAATTCATCGCAGGCAGTTTCAACAATTTCTTTGGTGATAAAATTGGGTTGCATAATCATGGCCGACCATTCCCATTCATTCATTCGATCTTTCGAAAACTGGGTCATGTCATCCATCCACCACAAACTTTCCAATGGCATTACCCCATAATCTACTTCTCGAGCTGTTCTCATCGAAAATTTAATATGGTAGGCTAAAGGGAAAAGTGCCTCTAGAGCATTTTTGTATCCATCTGAGCAAGGACCACCATTTCCGCTGCACATTAGGTATTTAAATTCTGGAACTTCTAGAATGGATATATTGCCTCTGCGTTCCGAATAGAAAGTTTTGTATTTCTTCTTTAAATCTACTTTTCTCAATTCACTCATTGCTTCTCCTCCATCTATTATTACATCTTTTTTAACTACTACTATGTTCAAGTTAAAAAATGTAGAGGAATGTATTATCAAAAATTGCCAATATTTAAGAAGGAAGCTCTTATATAGAAAGAAAAATACTTGATTTAAGGAGGCGTTTATTTTTTTGAAAAACCGTTCAAGATAGATTATCTATTTACTATTTACAAGTGTCAAATGTGCCAACTCACAATAAATTAAATTTTCATAATATTTGCTTATGGTTTAATAATCTTTTTGTAGATTCGCATCAACTTATTTAATTAAATATTTTTTACTGGCTCTAATAAAGCGCAACAAATCAATATTTTTAGAGTAAGGAAAAGCTAAATTTAGATTATACTTAGCGAAAAAGACAAAGTGGCAACTGGTATTTCTTGCTGGTTAAAACAAAAATGAAAATTCTCTATCCTATTTGGATATGGTTATGAAATAAACTTGTTGGCTATCCCTCGTGCTGTAATGGTTCGGGGGGTCTTTTTTTTTAATAGATAGTTTTTTAGACACGTCATGGCGTGTCCCTACGAATATTCTGATTTTAGAATAGACATCACCAACTTGTCATGGTATTGGCCATTTCGAAACGCCGCCTCTCGAAACCTTCCTTCCAAAACAAATCCTGCTCGTTCGTATGCTTTTACGCCTCCTTTATTGGGAACCGAAACCGTGAGCATAATTCGATTCAAATTCAATTCTTCGAAACCTATTTTAACAATTTGCTTAGTAACTTCGGTTCCTACACCTTTTCCCCAATAGTCTTTGTCGCCAATAAATATGAAGTATTCTCCCGATTTATTGGTGGTAGAAATTCCACAAATACCAGCATAACCAACAAAAACATCACCGACAAAAATGCCATGATTGCTATTCTTTTTGTTATTGATCGTATTTATAAACCAATCCTCAATCTGTTGATCGGTTTTCATCTTCTGAAAAATGGATAAAGAATAAAAAATGGCTTCCTCATCTCGGATCCAATTGTAAAAAGAAGGCAAATTTTCTATTGTTAAAGGGCGAAGTGTTATCATGAATTTTATTTACAAAAAGTACAGACAAGCAATAATCAACACAAGAAATATTGATAATGAAATAAGAAGAATACGTTTTTGCTCCATTTCCGCTTTTATACGAATATCTTCTTTTATCGATTTAAGTTTTTCTTCAGAGACTTCTTTGAATTGCATCTCGTTTCTTTCAATAAAGCCTAAATCAACATTATCTCTAAACTTTGCATTTTTAGAGTTTAATTGACTTCTATTCTGCTTGATGCAATTCTTCATGTGTCCTACAAAGCCTGTCATATTAATCTATTTTATTAAAACGAAAGTTAATTAAAAACTCCCTTCTGCAGAACAAAAGGGAGGAGTAATTTATCTTAAGATTTACTTAGTTATTACCACAAGTTTAGAAAAACAAGACCCAAACATATGCTAAAACAAATACTATAGTCACAACAATCGTAATTAGGAAGATTCTTCTTTTTTCTAATTTGGCCTTGTAGCGAATCTTGTTCTTAATACTTTTTAATTCCGGCTCAGAGACTTTTTTGAAACGTAGAAATGTTCTTCTTTTGTCTCTGATTTCAATATTATCGCGGAAACCTGCTTTATTAGAAGTTAAACCTTCTTTATTTCCTCTAATTCTTCGAATCATATCGAAAACATGACCTGCTGATGACATCTGAAGTGGATTATATCGTTATTGATAAAGCAATTTAATAAAAATCAATTAACAATAATGTTTTTTTTCCATCTTAAATCAAATTACCATCTCAATGTAAATACCGTCTCACCCTCTTTCGATCTGCAATTTAAACTTCCTCCATGTGCTCTTATTATCTGACGAGAATAACTTAAACCAATTCCTGAACCATTATCCTTTGTTGTAAAAAATGGTATGAATATTTCATCGGCAATTTCATCTGTTATTCCAGGGCCATTATCACTTACTTTAATCGAAGTAATTTCTCCTGATTTAATAGCCGTAACCCTAATCTTCGAGCCATTACCATTTTCTGATCCTTGTCCGTTGATTGCCTCAGAAGCATTCTTTACCAAATTGATAATAACCTGAACCATCATTTGTTCGTCGGCAATAAAATGGAAATTTTTAGCTGGTGGAAGTAAGTTTAAATTCCCTGAGAAACCCTCCTTTATAGGAGATAGTAAGATATTCAAGCGATCGAAAAAGCTGTAAATACCAATACTACTTAAGCGAGGTTCAGGAGCTTTAGATAGAATTCGGTACGATTGAACAAAACGAATTAAGCCTTCACTCATTTCTGTAATTACGCCTAATCCATTAATCGTCTTCTCAACATGAATGTCTATTGGTTGATTTTCTGCAAGCTCTAGTTTTTGCTCCCAAATTCCTTTTAATGATTGGGATATTGACGTTACTGGAGCCAATGAATTCATAATTTCATGACTTAAAACACGAATAAGTTTTACCCAGGCGTCAATTTCTTTACGTTCCAACTCTCCTCTAATGTCCTGAAGCGTTATTAATTTTACATCCTCATTCTCCAATCGAATAACCGTACAGCGAGTTATCACTTGTACTTTCTCCTTTTGCAAAAGAAGGTCAAGCACTTTCTTCTCCTTATTTTTTAACTCGATTAGGCCTTTTGAAAATTTTGCATCGATATGTTCCAATTGCTTAATATGGGTGAAGGTTTGTAGACTTGTCAACTCCAATGCTGATGAATTAACATCGGTAACAAACCCATTTTCTGTAATAACGATAACACCAGTGGCAATATTCTGAAGAATTTCAGCAAAATAGGTTTCCTTTATTCTGCTTTTCATTTGAACTTCCTGAATGATACCATTCAGTTCATTTAAACTTTGATTTAACTCATCAATAATTTTATTACCTGATTTTTTAGGGAAGTGTAGGGTCGTATCCTTATTTTTTATGGACTGAACAAAGTAATCCATCTGTTTGTGTGTTTTGCGCAAAAAGAATAACAATCGCCATACAAGTAGAAGCTCTATTAAAAGAAATACTGACAGTAGATAATAGTTTTGGATGGACACGCAGAAACCAATTGCTCCCGCAATGAAAATCACAAAAATTAGACGAATAAATAAAACAATATTGTAGTGTCTATATCCCATATTTCTTTATTTTGTTGTATAAGGTTTGGCGTGTAATTCCAAGCTGACTTGAAACAGCACTAAGATTTCCCATTTGTTTTTCGATGGCTGCTGTAATCAACTGTTTTTCCATTTCTTCTAGTGTTCCACCGTACGCTTCACCACTTGAAAGTTCTACGGATTTAAACACAAAATCAGCAGCTTTAATTACATGACGATCACTTAAAATAACCACTTTTTCGATGGCGTGTTGTAATTCTCGAACATTTCCAGGCCAATGATAAGCTTTCAATTTGGAAATCGCATCTGATGAAATTGTCAAGCCCTTCTTATTGTATTTATCTGTATACAACTGTAAAAAGAATTCCGCTAAGGCAGGAATATCCATTTTTCGATCTCGTAAAGCAGGAAGTTCAATTTGTATAGTATTTATTCTATAAAGTAAATCCTCCCTAAAATTGCCATCATTCACCATTTTAGATAAATCACAATTGGTTGCACATACTACTCTTACATCAATATCTACTGGTAAATTCTCACCCAATCGGGTTAACTTTCTATTTTGCAGAACTGCTAATAGTTTGGCTTGCATGGGCAGTGATAGGTTTCCAATCTCATCCAGAAAAAGAGTACCTTTGTTCGAGGCTTCAATTTTTCCCATTCTATCGCTTTGCGCATCAGTAAAAGCACCTTTTTTGTGGCCGAACAACTCACTTTCGAATAGGGTTTCAGCTATAGAGCCCATATCAACATTAACCATTACATTTTGTGACCGGTTGGATAATCTGTGAATTTCTCTAGCAATTAATTCTTTACCAGTACCATTTTCACCTGTGATAAGAATATTCGCATCAGTTGCAGCAACTTTACGAACCATGGCCATCACAGTTTCCCATTCTGGCGACGAACCAATCAAGTCATTCTTGCTTTTATTGATTTCTGCAATCAATTCATCTTCCTTTAAACGCAATTTTCTGACTTCTTTTCGGGAGTTACTCAATTTCACAGCCATTTCAATAGTAGTCAGCATTTTTTCGTTTTCCCATGGTTTCAGAACAAAGTCGACAGCTCCATTTCGCACAGCTTTTACAGCTAATTCTACATCACCATATGCAGTAATCATAATAACACTAATACCTGGGTTGTATTCGAATATCTGATTTAACCAATAAATACCTTCATTTCCTGTGTTTATGCCAGCTTTAAAATTCATATCCAAAAGAACAACATCGTAACTATCCTCAATCAATTCTGCAAGCAAAACATTTGGGTTCGACAAACATTTCACCTTTTTACAGTTCCCGGTAAGCAGCAAGTCTAGTGCACTTAGAATGCTTTTGTTATCATCTACAATTAAAATTTTGGCTTCTTTCATTTTTAAGAATCACATTCAAATGTTCATAATTTTAGAACTAATGTAAAGAGCTTTTAAAAAAATTAGACAATGATTGTCCATTTTTTTTACACTACAATTTAAACGCTGACACATAAACAGCTAATATCATGACAATTACACCTCATGGCACAAGTTTAGCTTAGATAATCATGAATTGCAATTTTTTCACTTGCAAGAGGTAATGAGTAAAAGTCTTAAGATGACGATGGATCGAAAAATAGAAAAAGGTAAAGGAATTAAAGCCAAGCATGTTTACATGATTATTGCCATAAGTGTACTTGGCATTTTGATATGGTTAATGTTGAGCAGTTCAACATCAACATTCCGCGCAGAAGAAGAGAAATTAAATATTTCGATAGTAAAAATGGGTGAATTTAAAGATTACATATCCATTATTGGGACGGTAGAACCGAAAACAACAATTTACCTGGATGTTGAAGAAGGCGGAAAAGTAATCGAAAAATTAATCGATGAAGGAGAAACCGTTAAAAAAGGTGATATCATCCTGAAAATGATAAACAGTGATTTAAAACTTGAGATTTTAAATACCGAATCACAATTGGCTTATCAATCGAATGAGCTAAGGAATACGCTTATTAATATGGAGCAACAGAAGATAAGTAATAAACAGCAACTGCTTGTTATTGATACAGATATTATCAGACAGAAAAGAAAATATGAACAAAACCTAATGCTGTTTGAAAAAGGATTTGTGTCGAAAGAAGAGTATTTACAATCGAAAGAAGATTACGAATTGTCTCGTCAGGATAGAGAGTTGAGATATCAGAGAATGGTGCAGGATTCAATTTTTAGAGCGAATCAAAAAATTCAGATGAATAGTAGTTTGGCCAATATGCAGCAGAATTTGAATATGGTTAGACAACGTTTGGAAAACCTGAATATAAAAGCACCAGCAGATGGTCAGCTAGGAAGTTTAGATATTGAAATTGGTCAATCGATTAACAGAGGGGAACGAATTGGACAACTTCACATGCTTGAAAGCTTTAAGGTTGTTGCAGAAGTCGATGAGC contains:
- a CDS encoding efflux RND transporter periplasmic adaptor subunit, with the translated sequence MSKSLKMTMDRKIEKGKGIKAKHVYMIIAISVLGILIWLMLSSSTSTFRAEEEKLNISIVKMGEFKDYISIIGTVEPKTTIYLDVEEGGKVIEKLIDEGETVKKGDIILKMINSDLKLEILNTESQLAYQSNELRNTLINMEQQKISNKQQLLVIDTDIIRQKRKYEQNLMLFEKGFVSKEEYLQSKEDYELSRQDRELRYQRMVQDSIFRANQKIQMNSSLANMQQNLNMVRQRLENLNIKAPADGQLGSLDIEIGQSINRGERIGQLHMLESFKVVAEVDEHYIDRVRRNLSATFTRNEQQFKLKTKKVYPEVREGRFKVDLIFDGTSPENLRTGQTYHLKLELGQPVDAILLPRGGFFQSTGGQWVFILDESGDFAIKRKINIGRQNSQYFEVLEGLQEGEKVITSSYESFGDNERIEFK
- a CDS encoding sigma-54-dependent transcriptional regulator, which codes for MKEAKILIVDDNKSILSALDLLLTGNCKKVKCLSNPNVLLAELIEDSYDVVLLDMNFKAGINTGNEGIYWLNQIFEYNPGISVIMITAYGDVELAVKAVRNGAVDFVLKPWENEKMLTTIEMAVKLSNSRKEVRKLRLKEDELIAEINKSKNDLIGSSPEWETVMAMVRKVAATDANILITGENGTGKELIAREIHRLSNRSQNVMVNVDMGSIAETLFESELFGHKKGAFTDAQSDRMGKIEASNKGTLFLDEIGNLSLPMQAKLLAVLQNRKLTRLGENLPVDIDVRVVCATNCDLSKMVNDGNFREDLLYRINTIQIELPALRDRKMDIPALAEFFLQLYTDKYNKKGLTISSDAISKLKAYHWPGNVRELQHAIEKVVILSDRHVIKAADFVFKSVELSSGEAYGGTLEEMEKQLITAAIEKQMGNLSAVSSQLGITRQTLYNKIKKYGI